From Microbacterium sp. 10M-3C3:
CTTCGTGATCCCGCGAAGTTCGAGCTTCATGGTTCTCGATCCTATGTTTCGCACGGGTCGACCGGAGGGGCCGATCGACATGGGAAGGGGAGGCCGGCACACGCCGGCCTCCCCTGGAGCTCACCAGCCTCAGCCGGCGAGGTAGGACTCCACCGTGATGTCGCCGCTGATGATCGAGGCCTTGATCTCGTCCAGCTTGCTCGACAGCTCGGCCGGCACGCGGTCGGCCCAGTCGTGGAACGGCGCGATGCCCACGCCCTCGTTCTCGAGCGTGCCGACGAACGGGGTGTTGTCGAAGTTGCCCTCGCCCGCCTCGGTGATCGCCTCGCGCGTCGCGACGTCGATGCCCTTGCGCACCGAGGTCAGCAGCAGGTCGGCCACGTCGGGGTCGGTCTGGTAGACGTCGGCGTCGACGCCGATGAGCGCGATCTCACGGCCCGAGTCGCGGATGGCCGCGGCGGCGGACTGGTAGATCGGGCCGCCGACGGGCAGCAGCACGTCGACGTTCTGGTCGATCAGGCCCTGCGCGGTCTGGCGCGCGACGTCGTTGGCCTCGAAGCCGCCGGTGAAGGAGCCGCTCTTGGTGTCGCGGTTCCAGCCGACGACCTTCACGGAGGCGCCGTTCTGCTCGTTGTAGTAGTCGACGCCCTGCGCGAAGCCGTCCATGAAGACGGTCACGGTCGGGAAGTCCTGGCCGCCGAAGGTGCCGACGACGCCGGTCTTGCTGACGCCCGCCGACAGGTAGCCGGCGAGGAAGGCCGCCTGCGACGTGTCGAAGATGAGCGGCTTGATGTTGTCGGCGTCGGTCGTGCCGTCGAAGTCCTGGTCCACCGGGTCGTCGATCGAGACGTACTCGAGGTCGGGGTTGGCCTGCGCCGACTCGAGCGCGGCGGGGGCCAGCGCGAAGCCGACGGTGACGATGGTCTTGCAGCCCTGGTCGACGAGGTTCTGCAGGTTCGACGCGTAGTCGGTCTCGGCCTTGGACTCGACCTCGATGGTCTCGACGCCGAGCTCCTTCGCGGCCGCGTCGAGGCCCTCCTTGCCGAGCTGGTTGAACGAGCGGTCGTCGAAACCGCCGAAGTCGGACACCATGCAGGGCAGGTAGTCGCTGGCGGCCTCGCCGCCCCCGCTCGCGCCGCTCTCGGTCGGGGCCGAGCCGCAGCCGGCCAGCAGCGCCGCCGTGCCGAGCATCGCGAGGCCGCCGAGCACGGCCTTCTTCGTCGTCTTCACTGAGGTCCTCCAAGACGCAGTTCTCCCCCACGGGATTCGGGGGTGTGATGTCGTCACGTTACAGAGTGCGACGCCGCCCGTGCGAGGCGCGGGAGCGGCAGGAGGGCAATGGTTACAAAGACGCAACAGAGGCGACACCGGATGCCGCGACCGGCGGCATCCGGTGTCTCACAGCACGTCGCCGCGACCGGTGAGCTTGAGCGCGTCGACGACGCCCTTGACCCGCTGCGCGTGCTCGCTGGTCGTGACCAGGAGCGCGTCGGGGGTGTCGACCACGACGATGTCCTGCACCCCGATGAGGCTGATGACCCGCTCGGTCTGCGACACGACGATCCCGCTCGAGGCGTCGGCCAGCACGCGCGCGGTGCTGCCGAGGATCGCCAGCTCGTTCTTGCCGCCGTGGCTGTTGAGCTTGGCGAGGCTCGCGAAGTCGCCCACGTCATCCCAGTCGAAGTGGCCCGGGATGACGGCGAGGCGCCCCTTGTCGGCGGCCGGCTCGGCGACGGAGTAGTCGATCGCGATCTTCTTCAGCGTCGGCCACACGCGGTCGACCACGGGCCCGCGCCGGTCGCGGTCGTCCCACGCCTCGGCGAGCTCGAGCAGGCCCGCGTGCAGCTCCGGTTCGTTCGCGGCGAGCTCCTCGAGAAGCACGTCGGCGCGCGTGATGAACATGCCCGCGTTCCACAGGTAGGCGCGGTCGGCGTAGTAGGCGCGCGCGGTCTCGAGGTCGGGCTTCTCGACGAACCGCTCGACGAGGGCCGCCTCGGGCGCGCCGTCGACGTCGAGCTCGCCGTCCTTGCGGATGTAGCCGAAGCCGACCGACGGCTCGGTGGGCTGGATGCCGATCGTGCAGATGTACCCGGCGCGGGCGACGGCGACCGCCTGCTGCACCGCGAACTCGAACGTGCGCGTGCCGCGGATGACGTGGTCGGCGGCGAAGGAGCCGATGATGACGTCGGGGTCGCGGCGGTGCAGGATCGCGGCGGCGAGCCCGATCGCCGCCGAGGAGTCGCGCGGCTCGGACTCGAGGAACACGTTGTGGTCGGGGATGCCCGGCAGCTCGCGCTCGACGGCGGCGCGGTGGGCGCGGCCGGTGACCACGGCGATGCGGTCGCGGCCCGCGAGCGGCTCCAGCCGGTTCCACGTGTCGCGCAGCAGGGTCTGCCCCGAGCCGGTGAGGTCGTGGAGGAACTTCGGCGCCTCGGCACGCGACAGCGGCCACAGGCGGCTGCCGATGCCCCCGGCGGGGATGACGGCGTAGAAGTCGGCGAGAGGCTCGGACATGCGCCCAGGCTATCGGGGGCGGTCGCGGCGGAGATGTCGCGCGCGTGTCGGGCGGGTGTCGACGGACACGGCCGGCGCGCGGCGAGACGCCCGCTGCATTATCTCGACATCGAG
This genomic window contains:
- a CDS encoding mannose-1-phosphate guanylyltransferase — its product is MSEPLADFYAVIPAGGIGSRLWPLSRAEAPKFLHDLTGSGQTLLRDTWNRLEPLAGRDRIAVVTGRAHRAAVERELPGIPDHNVFLESEPRDSSAAIGLAAAILHRRDPDVIIGSFAADHVIRGTRTFEFAVQQAVAVARAGYICTIGIQPTEPSVGFGYIRKDGELDVDGAPEAALVERFVEKPDLETARAYYADRAYLWNAGMFITRADVLLEELAANEPELHAGLLELAEAWDDRDRRGPVVDRVWPTLKKIAIDYSVAEPAADKGRLAVIPGHFDWDDVGDFASLAKLNSHGGKNELAILGSTARVLADASSGIVVSQTERVISLIGVQDIVVVDTPDALLVTTSEHAQRVKGVVDALKLTGRGDVL
- a CDS encoding BMP family ABC transporter substrate-binding protein yields the protein MKTTKKAVLGGLAMLGTAALLAGCGSAPTESGASGGGEAASDYLPCMVSDFGGFDDRSFNQLGKEGLDAAAKELGVETIEVESKAETDYASNLQNLVDQGCKTIVTVGFALAPAALESAQANPDLEYVSIDDPVDQDFDGTTDADNIKPLIFDTSQAAFLAGYLSAGVSKTGVVGTFGGQDFPTVTVFMDGFAQGVDYYNEQNGASVKVVGWNRDTKSGSFTGGFEANDVARQTAQGLIDQNVDVLLPVGGPIYQSAAAAIRDSGREIALIGVDADVYQTDPDVADLLLTSVRKGIDVATREAITEAGEGNFDNTPFVGTLENEGVGIAPFHDWADRVPAELSSKLDEIKASIISGDITVESYLAG